A section of the Phaseolus vulgaris cultivar G19833 chromosome 8, P. vulgaris v2.0, whole genome shotgun sequence genome encodes:
- the LOC137826191 gene encoding WEB family protein At2g38370-like isoform X2: protein MEMRGADVAETTTNQGEQSSEKKSFRTEVDTSAPFESVKDAVTMFGGIGYWKPLHSKIITCVPSHSEQHTVELSAEKLEEQASVLEKELILKERETLDVLKELESTKKLVEELKSKIQKEQSKVNLNLQLGECDRKSVVEENEEKENQMSQLNVLQPSNQGFAAQLSSTPGLILQELKQAKLNLTRTTIDLADVRTSVESLNKKLEKERISLEKTRERLAQNTSKISSLEEELNNTRLRLQIAKGTEIKDASDDPSVITTELQRLSSEAENFKIMGESAKAEVMRTMSEIEQTKTMIRTAEIRLVAARKMKEAARAAEAFALAEINALSNHESESLPGNQITLSFEEYTALTCKAQDAEEQSRKRVANAMLEVDETNLSNMDILKRVEEATEEVKTSKKALEEALERVEAANRDKVAVEEALRNWRSEGHKRRSIQNSTKFKNSCSSHHWRDPRLLDVNGLHLVNDDAKPVLKSTLSIGQILSRKLLQPQGFEAGEKISMQQNVSLGQMLGKQNTDPPIDRQVEKGTGHKLFSTKRNNKFGFARFSHILSKQKKNKKPTLNLR, encoded by the exons ATGGAAATGAGAGGTGCTGACGTGGCCGAAACGACTACGAATCAAGGTGAACAGAGTTCGGAGAAGAAGAGTTTCAGAACGGAGGTTGATACTTCAGCACCCTTTGAATCGGTGAAGGATGCGGTCACAATGTTTGGGGGTATTGGTTACTGGAAACCCCTTCACAGTAAGATTATTACGTGTGTGCCTTCTCATTCTGAG CAGCACACAGTAGAGCTCAGTGCTGAAAAGTTGGAGGAGCAGGCTTCGGTATTGGAGAAAGAACTGATCTTGAAAGAAAGGGAAACTCTTGATGTGTTGAAAGAATTGGAAAGTACCAAAAAGCTTGTTGAAGAATTGAAATCAAAGATACAGAAGGAACAGTCTAAAGTGAATTTGAATCTTCAGCTTGGCGAGTGTGATAGAAAATCAGTTGTTGAAGAgaatgaagaaaaggaaaaccAAATGAGTCAATTGAATGTTCTTCAACCTTCCAACCAAGGTTTTGCTGCTCAACTTTCATCTACACCGGGTTTAATACTACAGGAATTGAAGCAGGCCAAGTTGAATTTAACCAGAACTACTATTGACCTGGCTGATGTCCGGACTTCTGTTGAATCGCTTAATAAGAAGTTAGAGAAGGAAAGAATCTCACTTGAGAAAACACGCGAGAGGTTAGCTCAAAATACTTCTAAAATATCTTCTCTCGAGGAAGAGCTAAACAATACCAGATTAAGGCTTCAAATAGCAAAAGGGACTGAAATTAAAGATGCTTCAGATGATCCTTCAGTTATTACTACAGAGCTCCAGCGATTGAGTTCTGAGGCtgagaatttcaaaataatgGGAGAATCTGCAAAAGCAGAAGTTATGAGAACCATGTCTGAGATTGAACAGACCAAAACCATGATAAGAACTGCTGAAATCAGATTGGTTGCAGCCAGAAAAATGAAAGAAGCTGCTAGAGCTGCAGAAGCTTTTGCCCTTGCAGAAATTAACGCATTATCTAATCATGAGAGCGAGAGTTTACCTGGAAATCAGATTACTCTTTCATTTGAAGAGTATACCGCTCTGACATGCAAAGCCCAAGATGCAGAGGAACAATCTAGGAAGAGAGTTGCAAATGCAATGCTTGAAGTTGATGAAACAAATTTGTCAAACATGGACATTTTGAAAAGGGTAGAAGAAGCTACAGAGGAAGTTAAAACCAGCAAGAAGGCCCTTGAAGAAGCTCTGGAAAGGGTAGAAGCTGCAAATAGAGACAAGGTAGCGGTTGAAGAGGCTTTAAGGAATTGGCGCTCTGAGGGTCACAAAAGACGTTCTATACAAAACTCCACCAAGTTCAAAAACTCTTGTTCATCTCATCATTGGAGAGATCCTCGGTTACTCGATGTCAATGGATTGCATCTGGTAAACGATGATGCCAAGCCCGTTCTAAAGTCAACCCTATCAATAGGACAAATACTTAGCAGGAAGCTGCTTCAACCACAAGGGTTTGAAGCCGGAGAAAAAATCTCAATGCAACAGAATGTGTCTCTGGGTCAGATGCTTGGTAAACAAAACACTGATCCACCAATTGATAGACAAGTTGAGAAAGGAACTGGCCATAAGTTGTTTTCTACCAAGAGAAATAATAAATTTGGATTTGCGCGATTCTCTCATATTTTGTCAAAacagaagaagaataagaagcCAACCCTGAATTTGAGGTGA
- the LOC137826191 gene encoding WEB family protein At2g38370-like isoform X1, whose translation MEMRGADVAETTTNQGEQSSEKKSFRTEVDTSAPFESVKDAVTMFGGIGYWKPLHSKIITCVPSHSEQQHTVELSAEKLEEQASVLEKELILKERETLDVLKELESTKKLVEELKSKIQKEQSKVNLNLQLGECDRKSVVEENEEKENQMSQLNVLQPSNQGFAAQLSSTPGLILQELKQAKLNLTRTTIDLADVRTSVESLNKKLEKERISLEKTRERLAQNTSKISSLEEELNNTRLRLQIAKGTEIKDASDDPSVITTELQRLSSEAENFKIMGESAKAEVMRTMSEIEQTKTMIRTAEIRLVAARKMKEAARAAEAFALAEINALSNHESESLPGNQITLSFEEYTALTCKAQDAEEQSRKRVANAMLEVDETNLSNMDILKRVEEATEEVKTSKKALEEALERVEAANRDKVAVEEALRNWRSEGHKRRSIQNSTKFKNSCSSHHWRDPRLLDVNGLHLVNDDAKPVLKSTLSIGQILSRKLLQPQGFEAGEKISMQQNVSLGQMLGKQNTDPPIDRQVEKGTGHKLFSTKRNNKFGFARFSHILSKQKKNKKPTLNLR comes from the exons ATGGAAATGAGAGGTGCTGACGTGGCCGAAACGACTACGAATCAAGGTGAACAGAGTTCGGAGAAGAAGAGTTTCAGAACGGAGGTTGATACTTCAGCACCCTTTGAATCGGTGAAGGATGCGGTCACAATGTTTGGGGGTATTGGTTACTGGAAACCCCTTCACAGTAAGATTATTACGTGTGTGCCTTCTCATTCTGAG CAGCAGCACACAGTAGAGCTCAGTGCTGAAAAGTTGGAGGAGCAGGCTTCGGTATTGGAGAAAGAACTGATCTTGAAAGAAAGGGAAACTCTTGATGTGTTGAAAGAATTGGAAAGTACCAAAAAGCTTGTTGAAGAATTGAAATCAAAGATACAGAAGGAACAGTCTAAAGTGAATTTGAATCTTCAGCTTGGCGAGTGTGATAGAAAATCAGTTGTTGAAGAgaatgaagaaaaggaaaaccAAATGAGTCAATTGAATGTTCTTCAACCTTCCAACCAAGGTTTTGCTGCTCAACTTTCATCTACACCGGGTTTAATACTACAGGAATTGAAGCAGGCCAAGTTGAATTTAACCAGAACTACTATTGACCTGGCTGATGTCCGGACTTCTGTTGAATCGCTTAATAAGAAGTTAGAGAAGGAAAGAATCTCACTTGAGAAAACACGCGAGAGGTTAGCTCAAAATACTTCTAAAATATCTTCTCTCGAGGAAGAGCTAAACAATACCAGATTAAGGCTTCAAATAGCAAAAGGGACTGAAATTAAAGATGCTTCAGATGATCCTTCAGTTATTACTACAGAGCTCCAGCGATTGAGTTCTGAGGCtgagaatttcaaaataatgGGAGAATCTGCAAAAGCAGAAGTTATGAGAACCATGTCTGAGATTGAACAGACCAAAACCATGATAAGAACTGCTGAAATCAGATTGGTTGCAGCCAGAAAAATGAAAGAAGCTGCTAGAGCTGCAGAAGCTTTTGCCCTTGCAGAAATTAACGCATTATCTAATCATGAGAGCGAGAGTTTACCTGGAAATCAGATTACTCTTTCATTTGAAGAGTATACCGCTCTGACATGCAAAGCCCAAGATGCAGAGGAACAATCTAGGAAGAGAGTTGCAAATGCAATGCTTGAAGTTGATGAAACAAATTTGTCAAACATGGACATTTTGAAAAGGGTAGAAGAAGCTACAGAGGAAGTTAAAACCAGCAAGAAGGCCCTTGAAGAAGCTCTGGAAAGGGTAGAAGCTGCAAATAGAGACAAGGTAGCGGTTGAAGAGGCTTTAAGGAATTGGCGCTCTGAGGGTCACAAAAGACGTTCTATACAAAACTCCACCAAGTTCAAAAACTCTTGTTCATCTCATCATTGGAGAGATCCTCGGTTACTCGATGTCAATGGATTGCATCTGGTAAACGATGATGCCAAGCCCGTTCTAAAGTCAACCCTATCAATAGGACAAATACTTAGCAGGAAGCTGCTTCAACCACAAGGGTTTGAAGCCGGAGAAAAAATCTCAATGCAACAGAATGTGTCTCTGGGTCAGATGCTTGGTAAACAAAACACTGATCCACCAATTGATAGACAAGTTGAGAAAGGAACTGGCCATAAGTTGTTTTCTACCAAGAGAAATAATAAATTTGGATTTGCGCGATTCTCTCATATTTTGTCAAAacagaagaagaataagaagcCAACCCTGAATTTGAGGTGA